In one Thermosipho ferrireducens genomic region, the following are encoded:
- a CDS encoding S-layer homology domain-containing protein has product MKRVLTLLFGIILLGVTIFGAFKDVPVNHWAFDAVNELSKLGIVSGMPDGTFQGNQAMTRYQVAVALYRLLNNIQERIDKAVSGAANVGKLQEQFLTLSDLVSTAMNRIEDLSAMKNTVQILSTDVSELKTALVNVRNDVKSLSIEISSSKNKLSSNEEKIVSILERLSALEASIKNLSSSNEMMSLKGNISSLMSDMEQLKQMVNAKVDKESFQKKLETINTQINALISRVDTLSGDISVFKTDILSEINSVKTLKLSVETNSASINALSVNVKNISDKIVKYDQKISSLEEYLTTSMNALDTKIAAVSGDISQIKVDFQAFSSEISAKVQKMNDKIADFETKVSKVDALENNITKVSEEVNSLKKDTTENLKELSTKVEDVNNSLNNSKNLAIFAMVLSVLSGLIAGWALFTAMQP; this is encoded by the coding sequence ATGAAAAGGGTATTAACATTACTTTTTGGAATTATTTTACTTGGTGTAACAATTTTTGGCGCTTTTAAAGATGTACCTGTGAATCATTGGGCTTTTGATGCAGTTAATGAGCTAAGTAAACTTGGAATAGTTAGCGGTATGCCCGATGGAACTTTTCAGGGAAACCAGGCAATGACAAGATACCAGGTAGCTGTGGCATTATACAGATTATTGAATAATATTCAGGAGAGAATAGACAAAGCTGTATCTGGCGCAGCTAACGTGGGGAAATTGCAGGAACAATTTTTGACACTTTCTGATCTTGTGAGTACAGCTATGAATCGTATAGAAGATTTATCTGCTATGAAAAATACTGTCCAAATTCTTTCGACTGATGTCAGTGAATTAAAAACAGCACTGGTTAATGTTAGAAATGATGTAAAGAGCTTGTCTATAGAGATTTCTTCTTCAAAAAATAAATTATCGTCCAACGAAGAAAAAATAGTATCTATCTTAGAAAGACTTTCAGCTTTAGAAGCTTCTATAAAAAATCTTTCAAGTAGTAATGAAATGATGAGTTTAAAAGGTAATATTTCAAGTTTAATGAGTGATATGGAACAATTAAAACAAATGGTTAACGCAAAAGTGGATAAAGAGTCTTTCCAGAAAAAACTTGAAACTATTAATACCCAAATCAACGCATTAATTTCCAGAGTTGATACTCTTTCTGGTGACATTAGTGTATTTAAAACCGATATTTTGAGCGAAATAAACTCAGTAAAAACTTTAAAACTCTCTGTTGAAACAAATTCTGCGAGTATAAACGCTTTATCAGTAAATGTTAAAAACATTTCCGACAAAATAGTTAAATACGATCAAAAAATTTCTTCCCTGGAAGAATATTTAACCACCAGCATGAACGCATTAGACACTAAAATTGCAGCAGTCTCCGGGGATATCTCACAAATAAAGGTAGATTTCCAGGCATTCTCTTCAGAAATTAGTGCAAAAGTACAAAAAATGAATGATAAAATAGCTGATTTTGAAACTAAAGTTTCAAAAGTTGATGCACTTGAAAACAACATTACAAAAGTTTCAGAAGAAGTAAATTCTTTAAAGAAAGACACCACTGAAAATCTCAAAGAACTTTCAACTAAAGTAGAAGATGTTAATAACTCTCTTAATAATTCAAAGAATTTAGCAATCTTTGCCATGGTGCTTTCAGTACTTTCTGGATTAATTGCAGGTTGGGCTTTATTTACAGCTATGCAACCTTAA
- a CDS encoding transketolase, which produces MLDFKRLENLSLQCRGDILKMTHVANSGHPGGSMSSIDILVTLYSFANVDSKDPWKENRDRIIISHGHISPGVYSTLAAYGFVDRDEVISGFRHPASIFEGHITRGIPGVEWTTGNLGQGLSAGVGMALAGKLKNSSYHVYVVMSDGESAKGQVAEARRTARKYNLDNLTVIIDYNDIQISGHAKDIMYVDLKSEYESAGWKVIEIDGHDHKQIYSALNIAKNDGAPTVIIAHTIIGKGVSFMEDKPDYHGKPLNAEELEKALKELGIENDTRKYIEIREKLPIKEHENVKKSYKVSINTGKYRIYNDKTDNRSALGRAIADLAVINDNVVAIDCDLKGSVKLNYLDKERPDRLIEIGVQEHNAATLAGALSVEDFVTFFADFGVFGVDETFNQHRLNAINNTNLKVVVTHCGIDVGEDGKTHHGLNYLSAPTAWFGFKVIVPADPNQTDRAVRYVAKEYGNFVIAMGRSKMEPIKKEDGSLFFDGNYSFTYGKMDVIRDGKEVAIFTMGSVVPHALNAVEELRKEGVDVALINVSCPLELDEEILTRYGREKILVVEDHNTFNGLGKLIAAKLFEMKVLPDKFQKIGLDHFPVSGSYKYLFKIYGLDSEGIKKAVKRLLED; this is translated from the coding sequence ATGCTCGATTTCAAACGCTTAGAAAATCTGTCGCTTCAATGCCGTGGAGATATTTTGAAAATGACTCATGTAGCAAATTCAGGCCACCCTGGTGGTTCTATGTCTTCAATTGATATTCTTGTAACTCTTTATTCATTCGCAAATGTTGATTCAAAGGATCCATGGAAAGAAAATCGAGATAGGATAATAATAAGCCATGGTCATATTTCTCCCGGTGTTTATAGTACGCTTGCTGCTTATGGATTTGTTGACAGAGACGAAGTCATATCCGGTTTCAGACATCCTGCGAGTATATTTGAAGGTCATATTACCAGAGGAATACCAGGCGTAGAATGGACAACGGGGAATCTTGGACAGGGATTGTCTGCAGGTGTTGGAATGGCATTGGCAGGAAAGTTGAAAAATTCCAGTTATCATGTGTACGTTGTTATGAGTGATGGTGAAAGTGCAAAAGGTCAGGTTGCGGAAGCAAGACGAACTGCTCGAAAATATAACTTAGATAACCTTACTGTTATAATTGACTACAATGATATACAAATTAGTGGCCATGCAAAAGACATCATGTATGTTGATTTAAAATCTGAATATGAATCAGCTGGTTGGAAAGTTATAGAAATCGATGGGCACGATCATAAACAAATTTACTCCGCTTTGAACATTGCAAAGAATGATGGAGCTCCTACTGTAATAATTGCTCATACAATAATAGGTAAAGGCGTATCTTTTATGGAGGATAAACCAGATTACCATGGGAAACCATTAAACGCTGAAGAGCTTGAAAAAGCTCTAAAGGAATTAGGTATAGAAAATGATACGAGAAAGTACATAGAAATAAGAGAAAAATTGCCAATAAAAGAACATGAAAATGTCAAGAAATCGTACAAGGTAAGTATAAATACGGGTAAATATAGAATCTACAATGATAAGACTGATAATAGAAGTGCTTTAGGAAGGGCTATTGCTGATCTTGCCGTTATTAATGATAATGTTGTGGCTATTGATTGCGATCTTAAAGGTTCTGTTAAACTCAATTATCTGGATAAAGAAAGGCCTGATAGATTAATTGAAATAGGAGTTCAGGAGCACAATGCGGCAACTCTGGCCGGAGCTTTAAGTGTGGAAGATTTCGTAACATTTTTTGCAGATTTTGGCGTTTTTGGAGTGGATGAAACATTTAATCAGCACAGATTGAATGCGATTAATAACACTAATTTAAAAGTTGTGGTAACTCATTGTGGAATAGACGTGGGCGAAGATGGAAAAACTCATCATGGATTGAATTACTTATCAGCCCCAACTGCCTGGTTTGGATTTAAAGTAATTGTCCCGGCTGACCCAAATCAGACGGATCGCGCTGTAAGGTATGTTGCTAAAGAATATGGAAATTTTGTTATAGCCATGGGGAGAAGTAAAATGGAACCTATCAAAAAGGAAGATGGTTCATTGTTTTTTGATGGAAATTATTCATTCACTTACGGGAAAATGGATGTAATAAGAGATGGGAAAGAAGTAGCCATTTTCACAATGGGATCAGTTGTTCCTCATGCTTTAAACGCAGTAGAAGAATTAAGAAAAGAAGGCGTAGATGTTGCGTTGATAAATGTATCATGTCCTTTAGAACTCGACGAAGAGATACTTACAAGATATGGTAGAGAAAAGATTCTGGTGGTCGAAGATCACAACACATTTAACGGACTGGGAAAATTAATAGCAGCCAAACTTTTTGAGATGAAAGTTTTACCTGATAAATTTCAGAAAATAGGTCTGGATCATTTCCCGGTGTCGGGAAGTTATAAATATTTATTTAAAATATACGGTTTAGATTCAGAAGGAATTAAAAAAGCTGTTAAGAGGTTATTGGAAGATTAA